Proteins from a single region of Takifugu rubripes chromosome 4, fTakRub1.2, whole genome shotgun sequence:
- the LOC101066933 gene encoding protein bicaudal C homolog 1 isoform X1, with amino-acid sequence MAAQCDSLSGYLPQSDHGSNSECSADSPLPGSEEDLSGPQPLPDPEWTEERFRVDRKKLEIMLLAASEGRVNGGEDFFQKIMDETQTQIAWPSKLKIGAKSKKDPHIKVCGKRENVRDAKNRIMSVLDTKSNRVTLKMDVSHTEHSHVIGKGGNNIKRVMEETGCHIHFPDSNRNNQAEKSNQVSIAGQPGGVEAARVKIRELLPLVLSFELPAIMQSDPSSPTVQHISQTYNLTVSFKPPTRLYRASGVVRGSQNNTNAVKRGMALLLEHLVGSLASTISVSTHLDIAPQHHLFMKGRNGSNIKHITQRTGAQIHFPDPNSPQKKSTVYIQGTIESVCLARQYLMGCLPLVLMFDIKEDVEVEPRCITALMEQLDIFISIKPKPKQPSKSVIVKSVERNAVNMYEARKFLLGLESNGVSSSPPPVVLNPTPNGPSPSLICPVGLDILASAGLGLSSLGFLGTTTPHTLNSAPPNAVLNSLNSAMSPLHPPTNPTPPGSLWPSALASTQGFSSQLLLHPATQATLSSILLPGVQGYTQSAPSPPPGLAPIDKQPSSVPDCSSSCTLNGHVTHAGSIYRRRPTGSLGESVLTPTPCDSVQEASGHNPSEPLSTKSNPHEGSDTFVEVGMPRSPSHSANGSELKQMLASCKTSSGKRQAVELLQGTKNSHLHSDCLLSDAESSSSDSPVADKRAPGSERAAERAAQQNERERIRLGPQTTFANIQAFDYEQKKLLATKAMLKKPVVTEVRTPTNTWSGLGFSKSMPAETIKELRRANHVSYKPSMSTTYEGSPLSLSRSSSREGIGNGSDSDNWRDRNGAGNGLSSHAEFVSSPKRKQNKSAAEHYLSSSSNYMDCISSLNGSNGCSLNSSLKGSDLPELFSNLGLGKYTDVFQQQEIDLQTFLTLTDQDLKELGITTFGARRKMLLAISELNKNRRKLFEPPIRSSFLEGGASGRLSRQFHTDVASISGRW; translated from the exons CTGCCTCCGAGGGGCGAGTCAACGGCGGGGAGGATTTCTTTCAGAAG ATCATGGACGAGACCCAAACGCAGATCGCTTGGCCATCCAAACTCAAAATAGGAGCCAAGTCAAAGAAAG ATCCTCACATCAAGGTGTGTGGAAAGAGGGAGAATGTGAGGGATGCCAAAAACAGAATAATGTCCGTCCTTGACACAAAG AGCAACAGAGTGACGCTGAAGATGGATGTTTCTCACACGGAGCACTCCCATGTTATTGGCAAAGGTGGGAACAACATAAAACgggtgatggaggagacagGCTGCCACATCCATTTCCCAGACTCCAACCGGAATAACCAGGCAGAGAAAAGCAACCAG GTGTCCATCGCGGGGCAGCCAGGAGGGGTGGAGGCAGCGCGAGTGAAAATAAGG GAGCTGCTCCCTCTCGTTCTGTCTTTTGAGCTTCCAGCCATCATGCAGTCTGACCCCAGCTCTCCTACCGTGCAGCACATCTCACAGACCTACAACCTCACAGTCTCCTTCAAGCCCCCAACGCGCCTCTACAGGGCCAGCGGGGTGGTCCGTGGCTCTCAGAATAACACTAACGCAGTCAAG AGGGGCATGGCTCTGCTGTTGGAGCACCTTGTTGGGAGCCTCGCCAGCACAATCTCAGTCAGCACTCACCTGGACATCGCACCCCAGCACCACCTGTTCATGAAAGGCCGCAATGGCAGCAACATCAAGCACATCACCCAGAGAACTGGTGCCCAGATCCACTTCCCTGACCCCAACAGCCCCCAGAAGAAATCCACAGTCTACATTCAAGGCACAATTGAGTCGGTCTGCTTGGCACGGCAATACCTGATG GGCTGCTTGCCACTAGTGTTAATGTTTGACATTAAAGAGGACGTTGAGGTGGAGCCTCGGTGCATCACCGCACTCATGGAGCAGCTTGACATCTTCATCAGCATCAAACCAAAGCCTAAACAGCCCAGCAAG TCGGTGATAGTGAAGAGCGTGGAGAGGAACGCTGTGAACATGTACGAAGCCCGGAAATTCCTCTTAGGTCTGGAGAGCAATGGGGTGTCTTCCTCCCCACCCCCTGTGGTGTTGAATCCCACCCCCAATGGCCCGTCGCCATCTCTCATCTGCCCTGTTGGCCTGGACATCCTGGCCTCAGCTGGTCTGGGGCTAAGCAGTCTTG GTTTCCTGGGTACAACAACACCTCATACCCTCAATTCTGCTCCTCCAAACGCCGTCCTCAACAGCCTGAACTCTGCCATGAGtcccctgcacccccccactAACCCAACGCCCCCAGGTTCCCTGTGGCCCAGCGCTCTCGCCAGCACCCAAG GCTTCTCATCTCAGCTGTTGCTTCATCCTGCCACTCAGGCCACGCTGAGCAGCATCCTGCTGCCGGGCGTGCAGGGGTACACGCAGAGTGCACCATCACCTCCGCCTGGCCTTGCTCCCATAGACAAGCAGCCCAGCAGCGTCCctgactgcagcagctcctgcacccTGAATGGACATGTCACG CATGCTGGCTCAATCTATAGGAGGAGACCAACCGGGTCTCTTGGGGAAAGTGTTTTGACTCCAACTCCGTGTGACTCCGTCCAGGAGGCCAGTGGACACAATCCATCAGAACCACTTTCCACAAAGTCAAACCCACATGAAG GCTCGGACACCTTTGTGGAGGTGGGTATGCCCAGGAGCCCCTCGCACTCCGCCAATGGAAGCGAACTGAAGCAGATGCTGGCATCATGCAAGACTTCGTCAGGCAAAAGACAAGCtgtggagctcctgcagggcaCCAAGAACTCCCATCTCCA ttctgactgtctcctctcGGATGCTGAGTCCAGCTCATCAGACAGTCCTGTGGCCGATAAGAGAGCCCCCGGCAGTGAGCGGGCTGCTGAGAGGGCAGCACAGCAGAACGAGAGGGAGCGGATCAGACTGGGCCCGCAGACCACTTTCGCCAACATCCAG GCATTTGACTATGAACAGAAGAAGCTGTTGGCAACCAAAG CCATGCTAAAGAAGCCTGTGGTGACTGAGGTGCGGACCCCGACCAACACATGGAGTGGTCTGGGCTTCTCCAAGTCCATGCCAGCTGAGACCATCAAAGAGCTGCGGAGGGCCAATCATGTCTCATACAAGCCCAGCATGAGCACCACCTATGAG GGATCTCCTCTGTCCTTGTCCCGATCCAGCAGCCGCGAAGGCATTGGGAATGGCAGCGACTCTGACAACTGGAGAGACCGGAACGGCGCCGGCAACGGCCTGTCCAGTCACGCCGAGTTCGTCAGCAGTccaaaaaggaaacagaacaaaTCTG CTGCAGAGCATtacctcagcagcagcagcaactacaTGGACTGCATCTCCTCACTAAATGGCAGCAACGGCTGCAGCCTGAACTCTTCTCTGAAAGGCTCAGACCTGCCTGAGCTGTTCAGCAACCTGGGCTTGGGGAAGTACACGGACGtcttccagcagcaggag ATCGACCTCCAGACATTCCTGACTCTGACAGACCAGGATCTGAAGGAACTTGGTATCACCACTTTTGGAGCTCGCAGGAAAATGTTGCTCGCCATCTCAG AACTAAACAAGAACCGAAGGAAGCTGTTTGAGCCACCCATCAGGTCCTCCTTCCTGGAAGGGGGAGCGAGCGGCCGCCTCTCTCGTCAGTTTCACACAGACGTGGCAAGCATCAGCGGCCGATGGTAG
- the LOC101066933 gene encoding protein bicaudal C homolog 1 isoform X2: protein MAVKRDHKCSTVVGTEKLMGTSKIVLASEGFSQQMMRADQELLPLVLSFELPAIMQSDPSSPTVQHISQTYNLTVSFKPPTRLYRASGVVRGSQNNTNAVKRGMALLLEHLVGSLASTISVSTHLDIAPQHHLFMKGRNGSNIKHITQRTGAQIHFPDPNSPQKKSTVYIQGTIESVCLARQYLMGCLPLVLMFDIKEDVEVEPRCITALMEQLDIFISIKPKPKQPSKSVIVKSVERNAVNMYEARKFLLGLESNGVSSSPPPVVLNPTPNGPSPSLICPVGLDILASAGLGLSSLGFLGTTTPHTLNSAPPNAVLNSLNSAMSPLHPPTNPTPPGSLWPSALASTQGFSSQLLLHPATQATLSSILLPGVQGYTQSAPSPPPGLAPIDKQPSSVPDCSSSCTLNGHVTHAGSIYRRRPTGSLGESVLTPTPCDSVQEASGHNPSEPLSTKSNPHEGSDTFVEVGMPRSPSHSANGSELKQMLASCKTSSGKRQAVELLQGTKNSHLHSDCLLSDAESSSSDSPVADKRAPGSERAAERAAQQNERERIRLGPQTTFANIQAFDYEQKKLLATKAMLKKPVVTEVRTPTNTWSGLGFSKSMPAETIKELRRANHVSYKPSMSTTYEGSPLSLSRSSSREGIGNGSDSDNWRDRNGAGNGLSSHAEFVSSPKRKQNKSAAEHYLSSSSNYMDCISSLNGSNGCSLNSSLKGSDLPELFSNLGLGKYTDVFQQQEIDLQTFLTLTDQDLKELGITTFGARRKMLLAISELNKNRRKLFEPPIRSSFLEGGASGRLSRQFHTDVASISGRW, encoded by the exons ATGGCTGTAAAAAGAGATCACAAATGTAGCACTGTTGTCGGCACAGAGAAGCTGATGGGAACCTCAAAGATTGTCTTGGCCTCTGAAGGATTCAGTCAGCAGATGATGAGGGCGGATCAA GAGCTGCTCCCTCTCGTTCTGTCTTTTGAGCTTCCAGCCATCATGCAGTCTGACCCCAGCTCTCCTACCGTGCAGCACATCTCACAGACCTACAACCTCACAGTCTCCTTCAAGCCCCCAACGCGCCTCTACAGGGCCAGCGGGGTGGTCCGTGGCTCTCAGAATAACACTAACGCAGTCAAG AGGGGCATGGCTCTGCTGTTGGAGCACCTTGTTGGGAGCCTCGCCAGCACAATCTCAGTCAGCACTCACCTGGACATCGCACCCCAGCACCACCTGTTCATGAAAGGCCGCAATGGCAGCAACATCAAGCACATCACCCAGAGAACTGGTGCCCAGATCCACTTCCCTGACCCCAACAGCCCCCAGAAGAAATCCACAGTCTACATTCAAGGCACAATTGAGTCGGTCTGCTTGGCACGGCAATACCTGATG GGCTGCTTGCCACTAGTGTTAATGTTTGACATTAAAGAGGACGTTGAGGTGGAGCCTCGGTGCATCACCGCACTCATGGAGCAGCTTGACATCTTCATCAGCATCAAACCAAAGCCTAAACAGCCCAGCAAG TCGGTGATAGTGAAGAGCGTGGAGAGGAACGCTGTGAACATGTACGAAGCCCGGAAATTCCTCTTAGGTCTGGAGAGCAATGGGGTGTCTTCCTCCCCACCCCCTGTGGTGTTGAATCCCACCCCCAATGGCCCGTCGCCATCTCTCATCTGCCCTGTTGGCCTGGACATCCTGGCCTCAGCTGGTCTGGGGCTAAGCAGTCTTG GTTTCCTGGGTACAACAACACCTCATACCCTCAATTCTGCTCCTCCAAACGCCGTCCTCAACAGCCTGAACTCTGCCATGAGtcccctgcacccccccactAACCCAACGCCCCCAGGTTCCCTGTGGCCCAGCGCTCTCGCCAGCACCCAAG GCTTCTCATCTCAGCTGTTGCTTCATCCTGCCACTCAGGCCACGCTGAGCAGCATCCTGCTGCCGGGCGTGCAGGGGTACACGCAGAGTGCACCATCACCTCCGCCTGGCCTTGCTCCCATAGACAAGCAGCCCAGCAGCGTCCctgactgcagcagctcctgcacccTGAATGGACATGTCACG CATGCTGGCTCAATCTATAGGAGGAGACCAACCGGGTCTCTTGGGGAAAGTGTTTTGACTCCAACTCCGTGTGACTCCGTCCAGGAGGCCAGTGGACACAATCCATCAGAACCACTTTCCACAAAGTCAAACCCACATGAAG GCTCGGACACCTTTGTGGAGGTGGGTATGCCCAGGAGCCCCTCGCACTCCGCCAATGGAAGCGAACTGAAGCAGATGCTGGCATCATGCAAGACTTCGTCAGGCAAAAGACAAGCtgtggagctcctgcagggcaCCAAGAACTCCCATCTCCA ttctgactgtctcctctcGGATGCTGAGTCCAGCTCATCAGACAGTCCTGTGGCCGATAAGAGAGCCCCCGGCAGTGAGCGGGCTGCTGAGAGGGCAGCACAGCAGAACGAGAGGGAGCGGATCAGACTGGGCCCGCAGACCACTTTCGCCAACATCCAG GCATTTGACTATGAACAGAAGAAGCTGTTGGCAACCAAAG CCATGCTAAAGAAGCCTGTGGTGACTGAGGTGCGGACCCCGACCAACACATGGAGTGGTCTGGGCTTCTCCAAGTCCATGCCAGCTGAGACCATCAAAGAGCTGCGGAGGGCCAATCATGTCTCATACAAGCCCAGCATGAGCACCACCTATGAG GGATCTCCTCTGTCCTTGTCCCGATCCAGCAGCCGCGAAGGCATTGGGAATGGCAGCGACTCTGACAACTGGAGAGACCGGAACGGCGCCGGCAACGGCCTGTCCAGTCACGCCGAGTTCGTCAGCAGTccaaaaaggaaacagaacaaaTCTG CTGCAGAGCATtacctcagcagcagcagcaactacaTGGACTGCATCTCCTCACTAAATGGCAGCAACGGCTGCAGCCTGAACTCTTCTCTGAAAGGCTCAGACCTGCCTGAGCTGTTCAGCAACCTGGGCTTGGGGAAGTACACGGACGtcttccagcagcaggag ATCGACCTCCAGACATTCCTGACTCTGACAGACCAGGATCTGAAGGAACTTGGTATCACCACTTTTGGAGCTCGCAGGAAAATGTTGCTCGCCATCTCAG AACTAAACAAGAACCGAAGGAAGCTGTTTGAGCCACCCATCAGGTCCTCCTTCCTGGAAGGGGGAGCGAGCGGCCGCCTCTCTCGTCAGTTTCACACAGACGTGGCAAGCATCAGCGGCCGATGGTAG